In the Serinus canaria isolate serCan28SL12 chromosome 22, serCan2020, whole genome shotgun sequence genome, one interval contains:
- the RASSF2 gene encoding ras association domain-containing protein 2: MELPGGAVPCGRDRVISRNELLLHLKTYNIYYEGQNLQLRHREEEGELIVEGLLNISWGLRRPIRLQMQDDNQRIRPPPSSSSWHSGCNLGAHGSVLKPSTLPDIQVTDVDTATGTGNPGNGTGRARSEQAAPRAEEAPQLMRTRSDVGVRPRGSARTAGEQRRLRRHRFSINGHFYNHKTSVFTPAYGSVTNVRINSTMTTPQVLKLLLNKFKIENSAEEFALYMVHTSGEKQRLRGSDFPLLARLLQGPCEQVSKVFLMEKDQVEEVTYDVAQYIKFEMPILRSFIQKLEEEEDREVKKLKHKYSILRLRIEQRLEEICEGPTAM, from the exons atGGAGCTCCCGGGGGGCGCCGTGCCCTGCGGCAGGGACAGGGTCATCTCCAG gaatgagctgctcctgcacctcaAGACCTACAACATCTACTACGAGGGGCAGAACCTGCAGCTGCGGCACCGGGAG gaggaaggggagcTGATCGTGGAGGGGCTGCTGAACATCTCGTGGGGGCTGCGCCGCCCCATCCGCCTGCAGATGCAGGACGACAACCAGCGCATCCGCCCGccgccctcctcctcctcctggcactCGGGCTGCAACCTGGGCGCCCACGG gTCCGTGCTGAAGCCCAGCACCCTGCCGGACATCCAGGTGACAGATGTGGACACTGCCACCGGCACTGGGAATCCCGGGAATGGCACAG gcagagcccgCAGTGAGCAGGCAGCCCCCCGGGCCGAGGAGGCCCCGCAGCTGATGCGGACGCGCAGCGATGTCGGCGTGCGGCCCCGCGGCAGCGCCCGCACGGCCGGGGAGCagcggcggctgcggcggcACCGCTTCTCCATCAACGGCCACTTCTACAACCACAAG ACCTCGGTGTTCACGCCCGCCTACGGCTCCGTCACCAACGTGCGCATCAACAGCACCATGACCACGCCGCAGGTGCTCAAACTGCTGCTCAACAAATTCAAG ATCGAGAACTCTGCAGAGGAGTTTGCTCTGTACATGGTGCACACGAGTGGAG AGAAGCAGCGGCTGCGTGGCAGCGATTTCCCGCTGCTGGCCcggctgctgcagggcccctGCGAGCAGGTGTCCAAGGTGTTCCTGATGGAGAAGGACCAGGTGGAGGAGGTCACCTACGAC gTGGCCCAGTACATCAAATTCGAGATGCCCATCCTCAGGAGCTTCATCcagaagctggaggaggaggaggaccgGGAAGTGAAGAAGCTGAAGCACAA